In Microbacterium enclense, one genomic interval encodes:
- a CDS encoding zinc-binding dehydrogenase, whose protein sequence is MRAVIHHEFGEPADVLGVEEVETPTPGPGEVRLRVILSPIHNHDLWTIRGTYGFTPELPARAGTEAVGVVDAVGEGVSLEVGQRVATGGTFGVWSEYVIAPAAGLIPVSDALSDEMAAQLVAMPFSAISLLHSLDLTAGDWIVQNTANGAVGRMVAQIAAARGIHVVGLVRRQSAVEELAAQGIDNVVSTDADDWRDKALALVGDGKVVAGVDSVGGPAAGQVLSLLSENGTLVIFGSMGAGKLELGAGDLIFRQATVKGFWGSVVSKTMDADTRGALFGELSRYLADGTVTLPVAATFGLDDIVDAVTASDSPRVGKVLLRP, encoded by the coding sequence ATGCGCGCAGTCATCCACCACGAGTTCGGCGAACCGGCCGACGTCCTCGGCGTCGAAGAGGTCGAGACCCCGACCCCCGGCCCCGGCGAGGTGCGCCTGCGCGTGATCCTGTCCCCCATCCACAACCACGACCTGTGGACCATCCGCGGCACGTACGGCTTCACGCCCGAGCTGCCCGCCCGCGCCGGCACCGAGGCCGTCGGCGTCGTGGACGCCGTGGGCGAGGGCGTCTCTCTCGAGGTGGGCCAGCGTGTTGCGACCGGCGGTACCTTCGGCGTCTGGTCGGAGTACGTCATCGCCCCCGCCGCGGGTCTCATCCCCGTCTCCGACGCCCTGTCCGACGAGATGGCCGCGCAGCTGGTCGCCATGCCGTTCAGCGCCATCAGCCTGCTGCACTCGCTCGACCTCACAGCGGGCGACTGGATCGTGCAGAACACCGCCAACGGTGCCGTGGGGCGCATGGTCGCGCAGATCGCCGCGGCCCGTGGCATCCACGTCGTCGGTCTCGTCCGCCGCCAGAGCGCCGTCGAGGAGCTCGCCGCGCAGGGCATCGACAACGTCGTGTCGACCGACGCCGACGACTGGCGCGACAAGGCCCTCGCCCTCGTCGGTGACGGGAAGGTCGTCGCGGGCGTCGACTCGGTCGGCGGACCGGCCGCAGGCCAGGTGCTGTCGCTGCTGAGCGAGAACGGCACGCTCGTGATCTTCGGCTCGATGGGCGCGGGCAAACTCGAGCTCGGCGCCGGCGACCTCATCTTCCGCCAGGCCACCGTGAAGGGCTTCTGGGGCAGCGTCGTCAGCAAGACGATGGATGCCGACACCCGCGGCGCCCTCTTCGGTGAGCTGTCGCGCTACCTCGCCGACGGCACCGTGACCCTTCCGGTCGCGGCGACCTTCGGCCTCGACGACATCGTCGACGCCGTGACCGCGAGCGACTCGCCGCGCGTCGGCAAGGTGCTCCTGCGCCCGTGA
- a CDS encoding TetR/AcrR family transcriptional regulator yields MPSFERSAVVDAARDVFWRRGYAEAGIAELEEATGLTRSSIYNAFGSKRGLFDAVLGAYLDDVVRTRLRPLGGGDPGALEAYVAEMREAIAADTPRARLGCLLLNAGSSPLATDDAEVRVLVSDYASEMRAAIRAAVADRRPDLTPDAVDALAAVCASLVVAGLTLARADRDGALATLASIPTTLASWGRP; encoded by the coding sequence ATGCCGAGCTTCGAACGCTCCGCCGTCGTCGACGCCGCGCGCGACGTGTTCTGGCGACGTGGCTACGCCGAGGCGGGCATCGCCGAGCTCGAGGAGGCGACGGGCCTCACGCGCTCGAGCATCTACAACGCCTTCGGCAGCAAGCGCGGACTCTTCGATGCCGTGCTGGGGGCGTACCTCGACGACGTCGTGCGCACGCGCCTGCGCCCGCTGGGCGGGGGAGACCCCGGTGCCCTCGAGGCCTACGTCGCCGAGATGCGCGAGGCGATCGCGGCCGATACGCCCCGCGCGCGGCTCGGCTGCCTGCTCCTCAACGCCGGTTCGTCGCCGCTCGCGACCGACGACGCGGAGGTGCGCGTTCTCGTGTCCGACTACGCGTCCGAGATGCGCGCGGCGATCCGGGCCGCGGTCGCCGACCGTCGTCCCGACCTGACTCCGGATGCCGTCGACGCTCTCGCCGCGGTCTGCGCGTCGCTGGTCGTGGCCGGGCTCACCCTCGCGCGCGCCGACCGGGACGGGGCGCTGGCGACCCTGGCATCCATCCCGACGACGCTCGCGTCGTGGGGGCGCCCCTGA
- a CDS encoding YbjQ family protein, translated as MLVTTMNDVPGRQITEVFGEVTGLTVRARNIGVQFGAGLKSIFGGELQGLTQQLQESRDEAKQRLIEQAQALGADAVIAMRFDTSEVAQNFQEVVAYGTAVKLG; from the coding sequence ATGCTCGTGACAACCATGAATGACGTTCCCGGCCGCCAGATCACCGAAGTCTTCGGTGAGGTGACCGGCCTCACCGTCCGCGCACGCAACATCGGCGTGCAGTTCGGCGCCGGCCTCAAGTCGATCTTCGGCGGCGAGCTGCAGGGACTCACCCAGCAGCTGCAGGAGAGCCGCGACGAGGCCAAGCAGCGCCTCATCGAACAGGCCCAGGCGCTCGGCGCCGACGCGGTGATCGCGATGCGCTTCGACACGAGCGAGGTGGCGCAGAACTTCCAGGAGGTCGTCGCTTACGGCACCGCGGTGAAGCTGGGCTGA
- a CDS encoding thiolase family protein, translated as MSESRIVIVSGARTPIGSFGGSLSGVDAHELGAVAVTDALRRAGVAADEVDEVVMGCIAQNGPDAYNARRVALAAGLPTRVPAFTVNRLCGSGLQAIWSAAQELRWGGIDVAVAGGDESMSRTPFLEYGARGNSRLGDRTLLDGTLAILTDPFSGRHMGTTAEVVASRYSVSREEQDAFAVESQRRASTDAARAAFAEEIVPVTTGGKRPVEVSVDEHPRPGTTLETLAGLRPAFEKEGSVTAGNSSGINDGAAATVLLREDDVRDRGLTGLATLEAVTTAGVDPEIMGYAPVLALRRLWEQTGLTPADVDVIELNEAFAAQAVAVIRDAGLDPEKVNPYGGAIALGHPVGATGAILTVRAALDLQRRDLEYAVVTMCIGGGQALAALLRRY; from the coding sequence GTGTCAGAATCGCGGATCGTCATCGTCTCGGGCGCGCGCACGCCCATCGGCTCGTTCGGGGGGTCGCTCTCGGGCGTCGACGCGCACGAACTCGGGGCGGTCGCCGTGACCGACGCGCTGCGTCGTGCGGGGGTCGCCGCCGACGAGGTCGACGAGGTCGTGATGGGCTGCATCGCGCAGAACGGTCCCGACGCGTACAACGCCCGCCGCGTCGCTCTCGCGGCCGGACTCCCCACGCGCGTTCCCGCGTTCACCGTGAACCGCCTGTGCGGCTCGGGCCTGCAGGCGATCTGGTCGGCCGCGCAAGAGCTGCGTTGGGGAGGCATCGACGTCGCCGTCGCCGGCGGCGACGAGAGCATGTCGCGCACACCCTTCCTCGAGTACGGCGCCCGCGGCAACTCCCGGCTCGGCGACCGGACCCTGCTCGACGGCACCCTCGCGATCCTCACCGATCCCTTCAGTGGCCGGCACATGGGCACGACGGCCGAGGTCGTGGCATCCCGGTACTCCGTCTCGCGCGAGGAGCAGGATGCCTTCGCCGTCGAGAGCCAGCGACGAGCATCGACGGATGCCGCGCGCGCGGCGTTCGCGGAGGAGATCGTGCCCGTGACGACCGGCGGCAAGCGCCCGGTGGAGGTCTCGGTCGACGAGCATCCGCGACCGGGCACGACCCTCGAGACGCTGGCGGGTCTGCGGCCGGCATTCGAGAAGGAGGGATCGGTGACCGCCGGCAACTCCTCGGGCATCAACGACGGCGCCGCCGCGACCGTGCTCCTGCGCGAAGACGACGTACGCGATCGCGGGCTCACCGGTCTCGCGACGCTCGAGGCCGTGACGACCGCCGGCGTCGACCCCGAGATCATGGGGTACGCCCCCGTCCTCGCTCTGCGGCGGCTGTGGGAACAGACCGGGCTCACCCCCGCCGACGTCGACGTGATCGAGCTGAACGAGGCGTTCGCCGCCCAAGCCGTCGCGGTGATCCGCGACGCGGGACTGGACCCCGAGAAGGTCAACCCGTACGGCGGCGCGATCGCCCTCGGCCACCCCGTCGGTGCGACCGGCGCGATCCTCACCGTTCGCGCGGCGCTCGACCTGCAGCGCCGCGACCTCGAGTACGCGGTCGTGACGATGTGCATCGGCGGCGGTCAAGCGCTGGCGGCGCTGCTGCGGCGGTACTGA
- a CDS encoding Type 1 glutamine amidotransferase-like domain-containing protein translates to MSVFLLGGGRDVAACGSLLEAFVSEARERAAGRAPAIALLLVLEADDDSSVDRFRGVLEAAGAASDEIRVHAIVEGESFTDAAIEADGLFVGGGLTPAYGDAFGGIRNLVRERVADGVAYAGFSAGAAIAAGPALVGGFRVEGVEVASEDASEELDAVEVRPGLGLLDFAVDVHAAQWGTLSRLVAAVDAGLVTDGVAIDENTALVVSAQAAPAVRGRGQVWRVESAASGVRVQVLRA, encoded by the coding sequence ATGAGTGTGTTCCTTCTCGGTGGCGGCCGCGACGTTGCCGCCTGCGGATCGTTGCTGGAAGCCTTCGTGAGCGAAGCGCGGGAGCGCGCGGCCGGCCGTGCGCCCGCGATCGCGCTGCTGCTCGTTCTCGAGGCCGACGACGATTCCTCGGTCGACCGTTTCCGCGGCGTGCTCGAAGCAGCCGGGGCGGCATCCGACGAGATCCGTGTGCACGCGATCGTCGAGGGCGAGAGCTTCACGGATGCCGCGATCGAGGCCGACGGCCTGTTCGTCGGCGGGGGCCTGACTCCGGCGTACGGCGATGCCTTCGGCGGCATCCGGAATCTGGTCCGCGAGCGGGTGGCGGACGGCGTGGCGTACGCCGGGTTCTCGGCGGGCGCAGCCATCGCCGCGGGTCCGGCGCTCGTCGGCGGGTTCCGCGTCGAGGGGGTCGAGGTCGCATCGGAGGACGCGAGCGAAGAGCTCGACGCGGTCGAAGTGCGTCCGGGTCTCGGGCTCCTTGACTTCGCGGTCGACGTGCACGCCGCCCAGTGGGGCACCCTCTCGCGTCTCGTCGCCGCCGTCGATGCGGGCCTCGTCACCGACGGTGTGGCGATCGATGAGAATACCGCCCTGGTGGTCTCGGCGCAGGCGGCCCCGGCTGTGCGCGGCAGGGGGCAGGTCTGGCGCGTCGAGTCGGCGGCATCCGGCGTGCGGGTGCAGGTGCTCCGCGCCTGA
- a CDS encoding choice-of-anchor I family protein yields the protein MPSPFLRRTVALTATTAAVCALALSSVTAASAAIVPDPIRDAPADSSVSLRPIGTYETGIFDQSAAEIVHAYKNRLFVVNAQAGAVDVLDMSDPTAPTKLYSIAGTGVANSLAVRADGLGVIALEDTDKTAPGRLVFFDADAAEPTILGEVTVGALPDMVTISPDGTVAVVANEGEPADDFSSDPEGSVGIVALPADKATPSQDAVRTAGFDAFEQGGSKTLDPAVRVFGPDVAAPDQGDTPLAANRVSRNLEPEYVTIAGGTAYVALQEANAIATVDLASAEVTGIRSLGFKDYGVETLDASDRDPEDAPTYNEKSYPGLFGMYMPDGIQAYEANGETYLVTANEGDGREWGEYTDTARVKDLGEDGLAPVCADSPLAGSLDDADLGRLTIATDKGLNADGTCYAELYTFGGRGFSVWNTAGEQLFDSGSDFERLTHEANPDFFNSNHSASNLESRSDDKGPEPENLAIGEVDGRTYAFIGLERVGGVMTYDITDPTAATYAGYVNNRDFSVSMEDQLTGDESADRELLAKAGDLGPEGVDFIPAAASPNGRPLVAVGNEVSGTTTLFEVTNPTVKNIDIVTINDFHGRLEAGSQGEAGAAVVAGAVEAKEAANPNTLFVSAGDNIGASTFTSLIQDDSPTIDTLQASGLDVSAVGNHEFDRGFADLTDRVLPEYGGGAYGLGANVYKKGTKESALDEYAIKDIDGVRVAFIGTVTPDTATMVDPAGIADLEFGDQLEAANRVADEITTGDLADVIVLLTHSGAAVSDDCAAIAADQAGFGNLALNASPEIDAIVSAHTHQTYACDLPVAGTDRTRPVIQAYEYGKAMGQLSLAWDTRTDSLASISGTTFSLAGAFAPDADIEAKVAEDVAQADVIGATPVGEISGDILRGGTPSGSDRGVESSMGNWVADVYLWATSQNPAYAGTKAQIALMNPGGLRADLLKGDDGVVTYKEAALVQPFANTLVTVTLTGEQLRGILNEQWKAEGDRPKLHLGVSEGFTYAYEQDASNPRVGSVVSMTYQGTEIADTDTFTVATNSFLANGGDGFPTFAAGTDRTDTGQIDLDATLAYFEATPVVDPTPLGRAILASDETPGENPGENPGAPGPDAENPGQRPGQDLANTGAEAPWGLALAGGFLVVAGGLAFALRRRRTV from the coding sequence ATGCCTTCGCCCTTCCTTCGCCGTACCGTCGCGCTGACCGCGACCACGGCGGCCGTCTGCGCGCTCGCGCTCTCCAGCGTCACCGCGGCGTCCGCCGCGATCGTGCCCGACCCGATCCGCGATGCCCCCGCCGACAGCTCGGTGTCGCTCCGCCCGATCGGCACGTACGAGACCGGCATCTTCGACCAGTCCGCCGCCGAGATCGTGCACGCGTACAAGAACCGCCTGTTCGTCGTGAACGCGCAGGCGGGCGCGGTCGACGTGCTCGACATGAGCGACCCCACCGCTCCCACGAAGCTGTACTCGATCGCCGGCACCGGCGTGGCGAACTCCCTCGCCGTCCGCGCTGACGGCCTCGGCGTGATCGCCCTCGAGGACACCGACAAGACCGCACCGGGCCGTCTGGTGTTCTTCGACGCGGATGCCGCCGAGCCGACCATCCTCGGCGAGGTCACCGTGGGGGCCCTGCCCGACATGGTGACGATCTCGCCCGACGGCACGGTCGCCGTCGTCGCCAACGAGGGCGAGCCGGCCGACGACTTCTCGAGCGACCCGGAGGGCTCGGTCGGGATCGTGGCGCTGCCCGCCGACAAGGCGACCCCGAGCCAGGATGCCGTGCGCACCGCCGGATTCGACGCCTTCGAGCAGGGCGGGTCGAAGACCCTCGACCCCGCCGTCCGCGTCTTCGGTCCCGACGTCGCCGCTCCCGACCAGGGCGACACCCCGCTCGCCGCGAACCGTGTGAGCCGGAACCTCGAGCCCGAGTACGTCACGATCGCCGGCGGAACCGCCTACGTCGCCCTGCAGGAGGCGAACGCGATCGCGACCGTCGATCTGGCTTCGGCGGAGGTCACCGGCATCCGGTCCCTCGGGTTCAAGGACTACGGCGTCGAGACGCTCGACGCGAGCGACCGCGATCCCGAGGACGCCCCCACCTACAACGAGAAGAGCTACCCCGGGTTGTTCGGCATGTACATGCCCGACGGCATCCAGGCCTACGAGGCGAACGGCGAGACCTACCTCGTCACCGCCAACGAAGGTGACGGTCGCGAGTGGGGCGAATACACCGATACCGCGCGCGTCAAGGACCTCGGGGAGGACGGCCTCGCCCCGGTCTGCGCCGACAGCCCGCTGGCCGGGTCGCTCGACGACGCCGACCTGGGCCGCCTCACCATCGCGACCGACAAGGGGCTGAACGCCGACGGCACCTGCTACGCGGAGCTGTACACGTTCGGGGGGCGCGGCTTCTCGGTGTGGAACACCGCGGGCGAGCAGCTCTTCGACTCGGGATCGGACTTCGAGCGCCTCACGCACGAGGCGAACCCCGACTTCTTCAACTCGAACCACTCCGCCTCGAACCTCGAAAGCCGCAGCGACGACAAGGGCCCCGAGCCCGAGAACCTCGCGATCGGTGAGGTCGACGGCCGCACGTATGCCTTCATCGGCCTCGAGCGCGTCGGCGGGGTGATGACCTACGACATCACCGACCCCACCGCGGCCACCTACGCCGGGTACGTCAACAACCGCGACTTCTCGGTCTCGATGGAAGACCAGCTCACCGGGGACGAGAGCGCCGACCGCGAGCTGCTCGCGAAAGCGGGCGACCTCGGCCCCGAGGGTGTGGACTTCATCCCGGCCGCTGCGTCGCCGAACGGTCGACCGCTCGTGGCCGTCGGCAACGAGGTGTCGGGCACCACGACGCTGTTCGAGGTCACGAACCCGACCGTGAAGAACATCGACATCGTCACGATCAACGACTTCCACGGTCGCCTCGAAGCCGGATCCCAGGGCGAGGCCGGCGCGGCCGTCGTCGCCGGCGCCGTGGAGGCGAAGGAGGCCGCGAACCCGAACACGCTGTTCGTCTCGGCGGGTGACAACATCGGCGCCTCGACGTTCACCTCGCTCATCCAGGACGACTCCCCCACGATCGACACGCTGCAGGCCTCGGGCCTCGACGTCTCGGCCGTCGGCAATCACGAGTTCGACCGCGGCTTCGCCGACCTCACCGACCGCGTGCTGCCCGAGTACGGCGGCGGCGCCTACGGTCTCGGGGCCAACGTCTACAAAAAGGGCACGAAAGAGTCCGCGCTCGACGAGTACGCGATAAAGGACATCGACGGCGTGCGCGTCGCCTTCATCGGCACCGTGACCCCCGACACCGCGACGATGGTCGATCCGGCAGGCATCGCCGACCTCGAGTTCGGCGACCAGCTCGAAGCCGCGAACCGCGTCGCGGATGAGATTACGACGGGCGACCTCGCCGATGTGATCGTGCTGCTGACGCACTCGGGCGCCGCCGTGTCCGACGACTGCGCCGCGATCGCCGCCGACCAGGCCGGCTTCGGAAACCTGGCGCTGAACGCTTCACCCGAGATCGACGCGATCGTCTCGGCGCACACGCACCAGACCTACGCGTGCGATCTCCCTGTCGCGGGCACCGACCGCACCCGCCCGGTGATCCAGGCGTACGAGTACGGCAAGGCGATGGGGCAGCTCTCGCTCGCGTGGGACACGCGCACCGACTCGCTGGCATCCATCTCCGGAACGACGTTCTCGCTCGCGGGGGCTTTCGCTCCGGATGCCGACATCGAGGCGAAGGTCGCGGAGGACGTCGCGCAGGCCGACGTCATCGGCGCCACGCCCGTCGGCGAGATCAGCGGCGACATCCTGCGCGGCGGCACCCCGTCGGGCAGCGACCGCGGCGTCGAGTCGTCGATGGGCAACTGGGTCGCAGACGTGTACCTCTGGGCGACCTCGCAGAACCCCGCGTACGCCGGGACGAAGGCGCAGATCGCGCTGATGAACCCGGGCGGCCTCCGCGCCGACCTGCTGAAGGGCGACGACGGCGTGGTCACCTACAAGGAGGCCGCTCTCGTGCAGCCCTTCGCCAACACCCTCGTGACGGTGACGCTGACGGGCGAGCAGCTCCGCGGCATCCTGAACGAGCAGTGGAAGGCGGAGGGGGACCGACCGAAGCTGCACCTGGGTGTGTCGGAGGGCTTCACCTACGCCTACGAGCAGGACGCGAGCAACCCCCGCGTGGGTTCAGTCGTGTCGATGACCTACCAGGGCACGGAGATCGCCGACACCGACACGTTCACGGTCGCGACGAACTCGTTCCTCGCGAACGGCGGTGACGGCTTCCCGACCTTCGCGGCGGGCACCGACCGCACCGACACCGGTCAGATCGACCTCGACGCGACGCTCGCGTACTTCGAGGCGACGCCGGTGGTCGACCCGACACCCCTCGGACGCGCGATCCTGGCCTCCGACGAGACCCCGGGGGAGAACCCCGGCGAGAACCCGGGAGCCCCGGGCCCGGATGCCGAGAACCCCGGCCAGCGCCCCGGTCAGGACCTCGCGAACACCGGTGCCGAGGCGCCATGGGGCCTGGCCCTCGCGGGTGGCTTCCTCGTGGTGGCCGGCGGTCTCGCCTTCGCCCTGCGGCGTCGCCGCACGGTCTGA
- a CDS encoding VIT family protein yields MTTPGAHPDEPHRQGLAQRLNGLRAGVLGANDGIVSTAAVVVGVAGATSEVGPVLVAGLAALVGGAVSMALGEYVSVSSQRDSERALIQKERRELADDPDAEFAELVGLYEAQGLTRDTATRVATELTASDALKAHLAVELNIDADDVVSPWTAALASAVAFTIGALLPLATILLAPVEVRVPLTFAAVLIALAVTGYVAAWIGGARRGRSILRTVIGGALALGATYLVGSLFGVAAG; encoded by the coding sequence ATGACCACGCCCGGCGCCCATCCCGACGAGCCGCACCGCCAAGGCCTCGCGCAACGGCTGAACGGCCTCCGCGCCGGAGTGCTCGGCGCGAACGACGGCATCGTGTCCACCGCCGCGGTCGTCGTGGGTGTCGCGGGGGCGACCAGCGAGGTCGGCCCGGTGCTGGTCGCGGGTCTCGCGGCGCTCGTCGGCGGGGCCGTGTCGATGGCGCTCGGCGAATACGTCTCGGTCTCGAGCCAGCGCGACAGCGAGCGCGCGCTCATCCAGAAGGAGCGCCGCGAGCTCGCGGATGATCCGGATGCCGAGTTCGCCGAGCTCGTCGGGTTGTATGAGGCCCAGGGGCTCACGCGCGACACGGCGACCCGCGTGGCGACCGAGCTCACGGCATCCGATGCTCTCAAAGCCCATCTCGCGGTCGAGCTGAACATCGACGCCGATGACGTGGTGAGCCCGTGGACCGCGGCGCTCGCTTCGGCGGTGGCGTTCACGATCGGGGCGCTGCTGCCTCTCGCGACGATCCTGTTGGCGCCGGTGGAGGTGCGGGTTCCCCTGACGTTCGCGGCAGTGCTGATCGCGCTGGCCGTCACCGGGTATGTGGCGGCGTGGATCGGCGGCGCGCGGCGCGGACGTTCGATCCTGCGCACGGTGATCGGCGGCGCCCTCGCGCTGGGGGCGACGTATCTCGTGGGGTCGCTGTTCGGTGTGGCCGCGGGCTGA
- a CDS encoding acyl-CoA dehydrogenase family protein yields the protein MDTTPAPALDARRDSTLSAEEREAILDAVRDFAATELAPHTLEWDAEKHFPRDVLRRAGALGLGGVCVNDDVGGAGLSRSDAVAIFEELAYGDPTVTAYITIHNMVAWMVDAYGTSAQRERWLPGLVAMDDLGSYCLTEPGAGSDAAAITASAIRHGDTYVITGVKQFISGAGEASVYVVMARTGEPGARGISAFLVPADSEGLSFGPNEKKMGWNAQPTRQVVLHEVRVPADNLLGGEGRGFSIAMTALNGGRLNIATCSIGGARWALDRAIAYVHERFTFGEALAEKQSVVFAVADMATELEAARLLVRDAAAALDAKAPETATRCAMAKRFATDVGFRVANEALQLHGGYGYLQDYGIEKVVRDLRVHQILEGTNEIMRLIVGRSVLAA from the coding sequence ATGGACACCACCCCTGCTCCCGCGCTCGACGCTCGCCGCGACAGCACCCTGTCGGCGGAGGAGCGCGAGGCCATCCTCGACGCCGTCCGCGACTTCGCGGCGACCGAACTCGCCCCGCACACTCTCGAATGGGATGCCGAGAAGCACTTCCCCCGCGATGTCCTGCGACGTGCGGGCGCGTTGGGCCTCGGCGGCGTCTGCGTCAACGACGACGTGGGCGGCGCCGGGCTGTCGCGCAGCGACGCCGTCGCGATCTTCGAAGAGCTCGCCTACGGCGACCCGACCGTGACGGCGTACATCACGATCCACAACATGGTCGCGTGGATGGTCGACGCGTACGGCACGTCGGCGCAGCGCGAGCGGTGGCTCCCCGGTCTCGTCGCGATGGACGACCTCGGCTCCTACTGTCTCACCGAGCCCGGTGCGGGTTCCGACGCCGCGGCGATCACGGCCTCGGCGATCCGCCACGGCGACACGTACGTCATCACGGGCGTCAAGCAGTTCATCTCCGGTGCCGGCGAGGCATCCGTCTACGTCGTCATGGCCCGCACGGGCGAGCCGGGAGCGCGGGGCATCAGCGCGTTCCTCGTTCCCGCTGACTCTGAGGGGCTGTCGTTCGGGCCGAACGAGAAGAAGATGGGGTGGAACGCGCAGCCCACGCGCCAAGTGGTGCTGCACGAGGTGCGCGTGCCTGCCGACAACCTCCTCGGCGGCGAGGGGCGCGGCTTCTCGATCGCGATGACGGCCCTCAACGGCGGGCGCCTCAACATCGCGACGTGCTCGATCGGCGGAGCGCGCTGGGCGCTGGACCGCGCGATCGCCTACGTGCACGAGCGGTTCACGTTCGGGGAGGCGCTCGCCGAGAAGCAGTCGGTCGTCTTCGCCGTCGCCGACATGGCGACCGAGCTCGAAGCCGCGCGTCTGCTCGTGCGCGACGCGGCGGCAGCGCTCGATGCGAAGGCGCCCGAGACCGCGACCCGCTGCGCGATGGCCAAACGCTTCGCGACCGACGTCGGGTTCCGCGTCGCGAACGAGGCCCTGCAGCTGCACGGCGGCTACGGCTACCTGCAGGACTACGGCATCGAGAAGGTCGTCCGCGATCTCCGCGTGCATCAGATCCTCGAGGGCACGAACGAGATCATGCGTCTCATCGTCGGCCGGAGCGTGCTGGCTGCCTGA
- a CDS encoding enoyl-CoA hydratase-related protein, which translates to MTDQDAGYETIRVEQRGRVGWITLDRPEALNALNTRTMHEVVAAAEAFDADEGIGAIVVTGSEKAFAAGADIKEMEGKSSVEMTLTDHFGRWSRFAAVRTPVVAAVSGYALGGGCELALMCDVILVSDRARFGQPEVQLGVIPGMGGTQRLVRALGYYKAAELVLTGRMIDAAEAERVGLVSRVVAADDLLDEAQAVAETIAAKPLPALYAAKAALDAALETSLAEGLRFERQAFAGLFDTADQKEGMAAFREKRAPSFTHR; encoded by the coding sequence ATGACGGATCAGGATGCCGGTTACGAGACGATCCGCGTCGAGCAGCGCGGACGCGTCGGGTGGATCACGCTCGACCGCCCCGAGGCGCTGAACGCGCTGAACACGCGGACGATGCACGAGGTGGTCGCCGCGGCCGAGGCGTTCGACGCCGACGAGGGCATCGGCGCGATCGTCGTGACGGGGAGTGAGAAGGCCTTCGCCGCGGGAGCCGACATCAAAGAGATGGAGGGCAAGTCGAGCGTCGAGATGACCCTGACCGACCACTTCGGCCGGTGGTCACGGTTCGCGGCGGTCCGCACCCCCGTCGTCGCGGCCGTCTCCGGCTACGCCCTCGGCGGGGGATGCGAGCTCGCGCTCATGTGCGACGTCATCCTGGTCTCGGATCGCGCGCGGTTCGGCCAGCCCGAGGTGCAGCTGGGCGTGATCCCGGGCATGGGCGGAACGCAGCGGCTCGTGCGGGCGCTCGGGTACTACAAGGCCGCCGAGCTGGTGCTCACAGGCCGCATGATCGACGCGGCCGAAGCCGAGCGGGTCGGGCTCGTGTCGCGGGTGGTGGCCGCGGACGACCTCCTCGACGAAGCGCAGGCTGTCGCCGAGACGATCGCCGCAAAGCCGCTCCCCGCGCTCTACGCGGCGAAGGCGGCGCTCGACGCGGCGCTCGAGACCTCGCTCGCCGAAGGCCTGCGCTTCGAACGTCAGGCGTTCGCGGGCCTGTTCGACACCGCAGACCAGAAGGAGGGGATGGCGGCGTTCCGCGAGAAGCGGGCACCGTCGTTCACGCACCGATGA
- a CDS encoding MarR family transcriptional regulator — protein MTRRLPVDPIAEAKRQWLAHGWDEAADGMTVVTSVIRAHQLLMASIDRALKPFDLSFSRFEMLRLLAFTREGRMPMASAIARLQVHPTSVTNTVERLARDGLVSREPHPTDGRAALLALTDAGRRRVDEATAALNDVFADLGLDDDDATALVRIIARFRKGAGDFADPAPVPDPL, from the coding sequence ATGACCCGACGACTGCCGGTCGACCCGATCGCCGAAGCCAAACGCCAGTGGCTCGCGCACGGGTGGGACGAGGCCGCCGACGGCATGACGGTCGTGACCTCGGTGATCCGGGCGCACCAGTTGCTCATGGCATCCATCGATCGGGCGCTGAAGCCCTTCGATCTGTCGTTCTCGCGGTTCGAGATGCTGCGGCTCCTCGCCTTCACACGGGAGGGACGGATGCCGATGGCCAGCGCCATCGCCCGCTTGCAGGTGCACCCGACCAGCGTGACGAACACGGTCGAGCGCCTCGCGCGCGACGGGCTCGTATCGCGCGAGCCGCATCCCACCGACGGGCGGGCAGCCCTGCTCGCCCTCACGGACGCCGGACGTCGACGCGTGGATGAGGCGACCGCGGCACTGAACGACGTGTTCGCCGACCTGGGTCTCGACGACGACGACGCGACGGCACTCGTGCGCATCATCGCGCGCTTCCGCAAGGGTGCCGGCGACTTCGCCGATCCGGCTCCCGTGCCCGACCCGCTGTGA